Proteins encoded in a region of the Homo sapiens chromosome 9, GRCh38.p14 Primary Assembly genome:
- the ZNF782 gene encoding zinc finger protein 782 isoform b (isoform b is encoded by transcript variant 3), translating into MGPVERTLYRDVMLENYSHLVSVGYCFTKPELIFTLEQGEDPWLLEKEKGFLSRNSPEDSQPDEISEKSPENQGKHLLQVLFTNKLLTTEQEISGKPHNRDINIFRARMMPCKCDIAGSACQGLSLMAPHCQYSKEKAHERNVCDKWLISIKDGRTNTQEKSFAYSKIVKTLHHKEEVIQHQTIQTLGQDFEYNESRKAFLEKAALVTSNSTHPKGKSYNFNKFGENKYDKSTFIIPQNMNPEKSHYEFNDTGNCFCRITHKTLTGGKSFSQKSHIREHHRVHIGVKPFEYGKSFNRNSTLPVHQRTHATDKYSDYHPCTETFSYQSTFSVHQKVHIRAKPYEYNECGKSCSMNSHLIWPQKSHTGEKPYECPECGKAFSEKSRLRKHQRTHTGEKPYKCDGCDKAFSAKSGLRIHQRTHTGEKPFECHECGKSFNYKSILIVHQRTHTGEKPFECNECGKSFSHMSGLRNHRRTHTGERPYKCDECGKAFKLKSGLRKHHRTHTGEKPYKCNQCGKAFGQKSQLRGHHRIHTGEKPYKCNHCGEAFSQKSNLRVHHRTHTGEKPYQCEECGKTFRQKSNLRGHQRTHTGEKPYECNECGKAFSEKSVLRKHQRTHTGEKPYNCNQCGEAFSQKSNLRVHQRTHTGEKPYKCDKCGRTFSQKSSLREHQKAHPGD; encoded by the exons ATGGGCCCTGTTGAGAGGACCCTGTACAGAgatgtgatgctggagaactACAGCCACCTCGTCTCAGTGG GCTACTGCTTTACAAAACCAGAACTGATCTTCACATTGGAACAAGGAGAAGATCCATGGTtattagagaaagagaaaggatttcTAAGCAGGAACTCCCCAG aaGACTCCCAACCTGATGAAATCTCAGAGAAGAGCCCAGAAAATCAAGGCAAACATTTGTTGCAAGTTTTATTCACCAATAAATTATTGACTACAGAGCAAGAAATTTCAGGAAAACCACATAATCGAGACATAAACATTTTTCGTGCAAGAATGATGCCTTGTAAATGTGACATTGCGGGGTCTGCTTGCCAGGGGCTCAGCCTGATGGCCCCACACTGTCAGTATTCAAAAGAAAAGGCTCATGAGCGTAATGTTTGTGACAAATGGCTCATCAGTATTAAGGATGGCAGAACTAACACTCAAGAGAAATCTTTCGCTTATAGTAAAATTGTGAAAACCCTCCATCATAAGGAGGAAGTTATTCAACATCAGACAATTCAGACTCTGGGGCAAGATTTTGAATATAATGAAAGTAGAAAAGCTTTTCTTGAAAAGGCTGCCCTTGTTACATCTAACAGTACCCACCCAAAAGGAAAATCTTACAATTTCAATAAATTTGGGGAAAACAAATATGATAAATCAACCTTTATTATTCCTCAGAACATGAATCCAGAGAAGAGTCACTATGAGTTTAATGATACTGGaaattgtttctgtagaatcacTCACAAAACTCTCACAGGAGGGAAATCCTTCAGCCAAAAGTCACACATTAGAGAACATCATAGAGTTCATATAGGGGTGAAACCCTTTGAATATGGAAAAAGTTTCAACCGTAATTCAACCCTCCCAGTGCATCAGAGAACTCATGCAACAGATAAATACTCTGATTATCACCCATGTACAGAGACATTCAGCTACCAGTCAACTTTCAGTGTACATCAGAAGGTTCACATAAGGGCAAAACCCTATGAGTAtaatgaatgtgggaaatccTGCTCTATGAATTCACACTTGATTTGGCCTCAGAAAAGTCACACaggggagaaaccctatgaatgtccTGAGTGCGGGAAAGCCTTCAGTGAGAAGTCACGCCTAAGAAAACATCAGAGAACTCACACGggagagaaaccatacaaatgtgaTGGATGTGATAAAGCTTTCAGTGCAAAGTCAGGCCTAAGAATACACCAGAGAACCCACACAGGGGAGAAACCATTCGAATGTCATGAATGTGGGAAATCTTTTAACTATAAGTCAATCCTCATAGTGCATCAGAGAActcacacaggggagaaaccTTTTGAATGTAATGAATGCGGGAAATCTTTCAGCCATATGTCAGGCCTAAGGAATCACCGAAGAACTCACACAGGGGAAAGACCATATAAATGTgatgaatgtgggaaagctttcAAACTGAAGTCAGGCCTGAGGAAACATCATAGAACACACACAGGGGAGAAGCCCTACAAATGTAATCAGTGTGGAAAAGCTTTCGGTCAGAAATCACAACTCAGAGGACATCATAGAATTCACACAGGGGaaaaaccctataaatgtaaTCATTGTGGGGAAGCTTTCAGTCAGAAATCAAACCTCAGAGTACATCACAGAACTCATACTGGGGAGAAACCCTATCAATGTGAGGAGTGTGGAAAAACATTCAGGCAGAAATCAAATCTCAGAGGGCATCAGAGAACTCACACTGGGGAGAAGccctatgaatgtaatgaatgtggaaaagctttcagtGAGAAGTCAGTCCTAAGAAAACATCAGCGAACTCACACCGGGGAGAAACCATATAATTGTAATCAGTGTGGGGAAGCTTTCAGTCAGAAATCCAATCTCAGAGTACATCAGAGAActcacacaggggagaaaccctataaatgtgaTAAATGTGGGAGAACTTTCAGTCAAAAATCAAGCCTTAGAGAACATCAGAAAGCCCACCCAGGGGATTAA
- the ZNF782 gene encoding zinc finger protein 782 isoform a (isoform a is encoded by transcript variant 1), whose translation MNTFQASVSFQDVTVEFSQEEWQHMGPVERTLYRDVMLENYSHLVSVGYCFTKPELIFTLEQGEDPWLLEKEKGFLSRNSPEDSQPDEISEKSPENQGKHLLQVLFTNKLLTTEQEISGKPHNRDINIFRARMMPCKCDIAGSACQGLSLMAPHCQYSKEKAHERNVCDKWLISIKDGRTNTQEKSFAYSKIVKTLHHKEEVIQHQTIQTLGQDFEYNESRKAFLEKAALVTSNSTHPKGKSYNFNKFGENKYDKSTFIIPQNMNPEKSHYEFNDTGNCFCRITHKTLTGGKSFSQKSHIREHHRVHIGVKPFEYGKSFNRNSTLPVHQRTHATDKYSDYHPCTETFSYQSTFSVHQKVHIRAKPYEYNECGKSCSMNSHLIWPQKSHTGEKPYECPECGKAFSEKSRLRKHQRTHTGEKPYKCDGCDKAFSAKSGLRIHQRTHTGEKPFECHECGKSFNYKSILIVHQRTHTGEKPFECNECGKSFSHMSGLRNHRRTHTGERPYKCDECGKAFKLKSGLRKHHRTHTGEKPYKCNQCGKAFGQKSQLRGHHRIHTGEKPYKCNHCGEAFSQKSNLRVHHRTHTGEKPYQCEECGKTFRQKSNLRGHQRTHTGEKPYECNECGKAFSEKSVLRKHQRTHTGEKPYNCNQCGEAFSQKSNLRVHQRTHTGEKPYKCDKCGRTFSQKSSLREHQKAHPGD comes from the exons atgaacacatttcaG GCATCAGTGTCATTCCAGGACGTGACTGTGGAATTCAGCCAGGAGGAGTGGCAGCACATGGGCCCTGTTGAGAGGACCCTGTACAGAgatgtgatgctggagaactACAGCCACCTCGTCTCAGTGG GCTACTGCTTTACAAAACCAGAACTGATCTTCACATTGGAACAAGGAGAAGATCCATGGTtattagagaaagagaaaggatttcTAAGCAGGAACTCCCCAG aaGACTCCCAACCTGATGAAATCTCAGAGAAGAGCCCAGAAAATCAAGGCAAACATTTGTTGCAAGTTTTATTCACCAATAAATTATTGACTACAGAGCAAGAAATTTCAGGAAAACCACATAATCGAGACATAAACATTTTTCGTGCAAGAATGATGCCTTGTAAATGTGACATTGCGGGGTCTGCTTGCCAGGGGCTCAGCCTGATGGCCCCACACTGTCAGTATTCAAAAGAAAAGGCTCATGAGCGTAATGTTTGTGACAAATGGCTCATCAGTATTAAGGATGGCAGAACTAACACTCAAGAGAAATCTTTCGCTTATAGTAAAATTGTGAAAACCCTCCATCATAAGGAGGAAGTTATTCAACATCAGACAATTCAGACTCTGGGGCAAGATTTTGAATATAATGAAAGTAGAAAAGCTTTTCTTGAAAAGGCTGCCCTTGTTACATCTAACAGTACCCACCCAAAAGGAAAATCTTACAATTTCAATAAATTTGGGGAAAACAAATATGATAAATCAACCTTTATTATTCCTCAGAACATGAATCCAGAGAAGAGTCACTATGAGTTTAATGATACTGGaaattgtttctgtagaatcacTCACAAAACTCTCACAGGAGGGAAATCCTTCAGCCAAAAGTCACACATTAGAGAACATCATAGAGTTCATATAGGGGTGAAACCCTTTGAATATGGAAAAAGTTTCAACCGTAATTCAACCCTCCCAGTGCATCAGAGAACTCATGCAACAGATAAATACTCTGATTATCACCCATGTACAGAGACATTCAGCTACCAGTCAACTTTCAGTGTACATCAGAAGGTTCACATAAGGGCAAAACCCTATGAGTAtaatgaatgtgggaaatccTGCTCTATGAATTCACACTTGATTTGGCCTCAGAAAAGTCACACaggggagaaaccctatgaatgtccTGAGTGCGGGAAAGCCTTCAGTGAGAAGTCACGCCTAAGAAAACATCAGAGAACTCACACGggagagaaaccatacaaatgtgaTGGATGTGATAAAGCTTTCAGTGCAAAGTCAGGCCTAAGAATACACCAGAGAACCCACACAGGGGAGAAACCATTCGAATGTCATGAATGTGGGAAATCTTTTAACTATAAGTCAATCCTCATAGTGCATCAGAGAActcacacaggggagaaaccTTTTGAATGTAATGAATGCGGGAAATCTTTCAGCCATATGTCAGGCCTAAGGAATCACCGAAGAACTCACACAGGGGAAAGACCATATAAATGTgatgaatgtgggaaagctttcAAACTGAAGTCAGGCCTGAGGAAACATCATAGAACACACACAGGGGAGAAGCCCTACAAATGTAATCAGTGTGGAAAAGCTTTCGGTCAGAAATCACAACTCAGAGGACATCATAGAATTCACACAGGGGaaaaaccctataaatgtaaTCATTGTGGGGAAGCTTTCAGTCAGAAATCAAACCTCAGAGTACATCACAGAACTCATACTGGGGAGAAACCCTATCAATGTGAGGAGTGTGGAAAAACATTCAGGCAGAAATCAAATCTCAGAGGGCATCAGAGAACTCACACTGGGGAGAAGccctatgaatgtaatgaatgtggaaaagctttcagtGAGAAGTCAGTCCTAAGAAAACATCAGCGAACTCACACCGGGGAGAAACCATATAATTGTAATCAGTGTGGGGAAGCTTTCAGTCAGAAATCCAATCTCAGAGTACATCAGAGAActcacacaggggagaaaccctataaatgtgaTAAATGTGGGAGAACTTTCAGTCAAAAATCAAGCCTTAGAGAACATCAGAAAGCCCACCCAGGGGATTAA
- the ZNF782 gene encoding zinc finger protein 782 isoform X2, giving the protein MNTFQDVTVEFSQEEWQHMGPVERTLYRDVMLENYSHLVSVGYCFTKPELIFTLEQGEDPWLLEKEKGFLSRNSPEDSQPDEISEKSPENQGKHLLQVLFTNKLLTTEQEISGKPHNRDINIFRARMMPCKCDIAGSACQGLSLMAPHCQYSKEKAHERNVCDKWLISIKDGRTNTQEKSFAYSKIVKTLHHKEEVIQHQTIQTLGQDFEYNESRKAFLEKAALVTSNSTHPKGKSYNFNKFGENKYDKSTFIIPQNMNPEKSHYEFNDTGNCFCRITHKTLTGGKSFSQKSHIREHHRVHIGVKPFEYGKSFNRNSTLPVHQRTHATDKYSDYHPCTETFSYQSTFSVHQKVHIRAKPYEYNECGKSCSMNSHLIWPQKSHTGEKPYECPECGKAFSEKSRLRKHQRTHTGEKPYKCDGCDKAFSAKSGLRIHQRTHTGEKPFECHECGKSFNYKSILIVHQRTHTGEKPFECNECGKSFSHMSGLRNHRRTHTGERPYKCDECGKAFKLKSGLRKHHRTHTGEKPYKCNQCGKAFGQKSQLRGHHRIHTGEKPYKCNHCGEAFSQKSNLRVHHRTHTGEKPYQCEECGKTFRQKSNLRGHQRTHTGEKPYECNECGKAFSEKSVLRKHQRTHTGEKPYNCNQCGEAFSQKSNLRVHQRTHTGEKPYKCDKCGRTFSQKSSLREHQKAHPGD; this is encoded by the exons atgaacacatttcaG GACGTGACTGTGGAATTCAGCCAGGAGGAGTGGCAGCACATGGGCCCTGTTGAGAGGACCCTGTACAGAgatgtgatgctggagaactACAGCCACCTCGTCTCAGTGG GCTACTGCTTTACAAAACCAGAACTGATCTTCACATTGGAACAAGGAGAAGATCCATGGTtattagagaaagagaaaggatttcTAAGCAGGAACTCCCCAG aaGACTCCCAACCTGATGAAATCTCAGAGAAGAGCCCAGAAAATCAAGGCAAACATTTGTTGCAAGTTTTATTCACCAATAAATTATTGACTACAGAGCAAGAAATTTCAGGAAAACCACATAATCGAGACATAAACATTTTTCGTGCAAGAATGATGCCTTGTAAATGTGACATTGCGGGGTCTGCTTGCCAGGGGCTCAGCCTGATGGCCCCACACTGTCAGTATTCAAAAGAAAAGGCTCATGAGCGTAATGTTTGTGACAAATGGCTCATCAGTATTAAGGATGGCAGAACTAACACTCAAGAGAAATCTTTCGCTTATAGTAAAATTGTGAAAACCCTCCATCATAAGGAGGAAGTTATTCAACATCAGACAATTCAGACTCTGGGGCAAGATTTTGAATATAATGAAAGTAGAAAAGCTTTTCTTGAAAAGGCTGCCCTTGTTACATCTAACAGTACCCACCCAAAAGGAAAATCTTACAATTTCAATAAATTTGGGGAAAACAAATATGATAAATCAACCTTTATTATTCCTCAGAACATGAATCCAGAGAAGAGTCACTATGAGTTTAATGATACTGGaaattgtttctgtagaatcacTCACAAAACTCTCACAGGAGGGAAATCCTTCAGCCAAAAGTCACACATTAGAGAACATCATAGAGTTCATATAGGGGTGAAACCCTTTGAATATGGAAAAAGTTTCAACCGTAATTCAACCCTCCCAGTGCATCAGAGAACTCATGCAACAGATAAATACTCTGATTATCACCCATGTACAGAGACATTCAGCTACCAGTCAACTTTCAGTGTACATCAGAAGGTTCACATAAGGGCAAAACCCTATGAGTAtaatgaatgtgggaaatccTGCTCTATGAATTCACACTTGATTTGGCCTCAGAAAAGTCACACaggggagaaaccctatgaatgtccTGAGTGCGGGAAAGCCTTCAGTGAGAAGTCACGCCTAAGAAAACATCAGAGAACTCACACGggagagaaaccatacaaatgtgaTGGATGTGATAAAGCTTTCAGTGCAAAGTCAGGCCTAAGAATACACCAGAGAACCCACACAGGGGAGAAACCATTCGAATGTCATGAATGTGGGAAATCTTTTAACTATAAGTCAATCCTCATAGTGCATCAGAGAActcacacaggggagaaaccTTTTGAATGTAATGAATGCGGGAAATCTTTCAGCCATATGTCAGGCCTAAGGAATCACCGAAGAACTCACACAGGGGAAAGACCATATAAATGTgatgaatgtgggaaagctttcAAACTGAAGTCAGGCCTGAGGAAACATCATAGAACACACACAGGGGAGAAGCCCTACAAATGTAATCAGTGTGGAAAAGCTTTCGGTCAGAAATCACAACTCAGAGGACATCATAGAATTCACACAGGGGaaaaaccctataaatgtaaTCATTGTGGGGAAGCTTTCAGTCAGAAATCAAACCTCAGAGTACATCACAGAACTCATACTGGGGAGAAACCCTATCAATGTGAGGAGTGTGGAAAAACATTCAGGCAGAAATCAAATCTCAGAGGGCATCAGAGAACTCACACTGGGGAGAAGccctatgaatgtaatgaatgtggaaaagctttcagtGAGAAGTCAGTCCTAAGAAAACATCAGCGAACTCACACCGGGGAGAAACCATATAATTGTAATCAGTGTGGGGAAGCTTTCAGTCAGAAATCCAATCTCAGAGTACATCAGAGAActcacacaggggagaaaccctataaatgtgaTAAATGTGGGAGAACTTTCAGTCAAAAATCAAGCCTTAGAGAACATCAGAAAGCCCACCCAGGGGATTAA
- the ZNF782 gene encoding zinc finger protein 782 isoform c (isoform c is encoded by transcript variant 4), with amino-acid sequence MMPCKCDIAGSACQGLSLMAPHCQYSKEKAHERNVCDKWLISIKDGRTNTQEKSFAYSKIVKTLHHKEEVIQHQTIQTLGQDFEYNESRKAFLEKAALVTSNSTHPKGKSYNFNKFGENKYDKSTFIIPQNMNPEKSHYEFNDTGNCFCRITHKTLTGGKSFSQKSHIREHHRVHIGVKPFEYGKSFNRNSTLPVHQRTHATDKYSDYHPCTETFSYQSTFSVHQKVHIRAKPYEYNECGKSCSMNSHLIWPQKSHTGEKPYECPECGKAFSEKSRLRKHQRTHTGEKPYKCDGCDKAFSAKSGLRIHQRTHTGEKPFECHECGKSFNYKSILIVHQRTHTGEKPFECNECGKSFSHMSGLRNHRRTHTGERPYKCDECGKAFKLKSGLRKHHRTHTGEKPYKCNQCGKAFGQKSQLRGHHRIHTGEKPYKCNHCGEAFSQKSNLRVHHRTHTGEKPYQCEECGKTFRQKSNLRGHQRTHTGEKPYECNECGKAFSEKSVLRKHQRTHTGEKPYNCNQCGEAFSQKSNLRVHQRTHTGEKPYKCDKCGRTFSQKSSLREHQKAHPGD; translated from the coding sequence ATGATGCCTTGTAAATGTGACATTGCGGGGTCTGCTTGCCAGGGGCTCAGCCTGATGGCCCCACACTGTCAGTATTCAAAAGAAAAGGCTCATGAGCGTAATGTTTGTGACAAATGGCTCATCAGTATTAAGGATGGCAGAACTAACACTCAAGAGAAATCTTTCGCTTATAGTAAAATTGTGAAAACCCTCCATCATAAGGAGGAAGTTATTCAACATCAGACAATTCAGACTCTGGGGCAAGATTTTGAATATAATGAAAGTAGAAAAGCTTTTCTTGAAAAGGCTGCCCTTGTTACATCTAACAGTACCCACCCAAAAGGAAAATCTTACAATTTCAATAAATTTGGGGAAAACAAATATGATAAATCAACCTTTATTATTCCTCAGAACATGAATCCAGAGAAGAGTCACTATGAGTTTAATGATACTGGaaattgtttctgtagaatcacTCACAAAACTCTCACAGGAGGGAAATCCTTCAGCCAAAAGTCACACATTAGAGAACATCATAGAGTTCATATAGGGGTGAAACCCTTTGAATATGGAAAAAGTTTCAACCGTAATTCAACCCTCCCAGTGCATCAGAGAACTCATGCAACAGATAAATACTCTGATTATCACCCATGTACAGAGACATTCAGCTACCAGTCAACTTTCAGTGTACATCAGAAGGTTCACATAAGGGCAAAACCCTATGAGTAtaatgaatgtgggaaatccTGCTCTATGAATTCACACTTGATTTGGCCTCAGAAAAGTCACACaggggagaaaccctatgaatgtccTGAGTGCGGGAAAGCCTTCAGTGAGAAGTCACGCCTAAGAAAACATCAGAGAACTCACACGggagagaaaccatacaaatgtgaTGGATGTGATAAAGCTTTCAGTGCAAAGTCAGGCCTAAGAATACACCAGAGAACCCACACAGGGGAGAAACCATTCGAATGTCATGAATGTGGGAAATCTTTTAACTATAAGTCAATCCTCATAGTGCATCAGAGAActcacacaggggagaaaccTTTTGAATGTAATGAATGCGGGAAATCTTTCAGCCATATGTCAGGCCTAAGGAATCACCGAAGAACTCACACAGGGGAAAGACCATATAAATGTgatgaatgtgggaaagctttcAAACTGAAGTCAGGCCTGAGGAAACATCATAGAACACACACAGGGGAGAAGCCCTACAAATGTAATCAGTGTGGAAAAGCTTTCGGTCAGAAATCACAACTCAGAGGACATCATAGAATTCACACAGGGGaaaaaccctataaatgtaaTCATTGTGGGGAAGCTTTCAGTCAGAAATCAAACCTCAGAGTACATCACAGAACTCATACTGGGGAGAAACCCTATCAATGTGAGGAGTGTGGAAAAACATTCAGGCAGAAATCAAATCTCAGAGGGCATCAGAGAACTCACACTGGGGAGAAGccctatgaatgtaatgaatgtggaaaagctttcagtGAGAAGTCAGTCCTAAGAAAACATCAGCGAACTCACACCGGGGAGAAACCATATAATTGTAATCAGTGTGGGGAAGCTTTCAGTCAGAAATCCAATCTCAGAGTACATCAGAGAActcacacaggggagaaaccctataaatgtgaTAAATGTGGGAGAACTTTCAGTCAAAAATCAAGCCTTAGAGAACATCAGAAAGCCCACCCAGGGGATTAA